In Torulaspora delbrueckii CBS 1146 chromosome 1, complete genome, one genomic interval encodes:
- the CLP1 gene encoding cleavage polyadenylation factor subunit CLP1 (similar to Saccharomyces cerevisiae CLP1 (YOR250C); ancestral locus Anc_8.690) — protein MASLPGINDVSQPLVSAGGDDELHRLVIKQGSEWKVEVSSDSRLNVKVKSGIAEIFGTELATGTEYTFKNYQFSIFAVEDVELEWRCPQLDSESLSITANTTAKYIYNLHFALEKMRSSSFEGPRVLVIGDKNCGRTTLCRILCSYAIKNKSYQPMYVNLDPQQAVFSPPGCLTATPISDILDVECSTWGQSMTSGATPLHSKQPLVKNFGLERIAQNKELYLDVVEQLAQGTNDRILNDSLVRRSGALIDIPPLSELDEDFNDLEFFAKKCKANVVVMLGITDNSTAEKIANKLSPLTGSHIVSLPELSGCLQAEDTYSRSLQRIAIREYFYGTPKTVLSPYAIGVDFGDIMVYRPRNLLEDTEDQTNEFLPVTVTANNLQHALVAITYADKKATPQIVQKAPLLGFGLITEVNEKRNKLRILLPVPGALPNKAMVLTSYRYLE, from the coding sequence ATGGCGAGTTTACCAGGTATCAATGATGTTAGCCAGCCGTTAGTTTCTGCGGGGggtgatgatgagcttCACAGATTGGTAATCAAACAAGGTTCAGAGTGGAAAGTAGAGGTCTCTTCCGATTCAAGATTGAATGTAAAAGTCAAATCAGGAATTGCAGAGATATTTGGAACTGAATTGGCCACTGGCACAGAATACACTTTTAAAAATTATCAATTCAGCATATTTGCAGTGGAAGATGTCGAACTAGAGTGGAGATGTCCCCAACTCGATTCTGAATCACTATCAATAACAGCTAATACTACTGCAAAATACATCTATAACCTACATTTTGCTTTAGAAAAAATGAGAAGTTCTAGTTTTGAAGGTCCGAGAGTGTTAGTCATCGGCGACAAGAATTGTGGAAGAACAACTCTCTGTAGAATTCTGTGTTCATACGCCATCAAAAACAAGTCCTATCAACCGATGTACGTAAATCTCGATCCACAACAGGCAGTGTTTTCTCCGCCGGGGTGTCTGACGGCAACTCCCATATCTGATATTTTGGACGTGGAGTGTAGTACTTGGGGTCAAAGTATGACTAGTGGTGCGACTCCACTTCATAGCAAGCAGCCATTGGTGAAGAATTTTGGATTAGAAAGAATCGCTCAGAATAAAGAATTATATCTTGATGTGGTGGAGCAGTTAGCTCAAGGAACGAACGATAGGATATTAAATGACTCACTGGTACGTCGATCAGGAGCTCTCATAGACATACCGCCACTTTCAGAATTGGACGAAGACTTTAATGATCTAgaattttttgcaaaaaagTGTAAAGCCAATGTCGTGGTTATGTTAGGCATAACAGATAACTCAACTGCCGAAAAAATCGCTAATAAGCTTTCTCCATTAACTGGTAGCCACATAGTAAGTCTACCAGAGCTCAGCGGATGTTTGCAGGCTGAAGATACATATAGCAGATCGCTCCAAAGAATAGCGATACGGGAATACTTTTACGGGACGCCTAAAACGGTATTAAGTCCCTACGCCATTGGAGTCGATTTCGGGGATATTATGGTTTATAGGCCCAGAAATTTGCTGGAAGATACAGAGGATCAGACGAATGAGTTTCTACCAGTAACGGTAACCGCCAACAACCTTCAGCATGCACTAGTTGCCATCACCTACGCCGACAAAAAAGCTACCCCTCAGATAGTACAGAAAGCTCCTTTGTTGGGATTCGGTCTTATCACTGAAGTCAATGAGAAGAGAAATAAGCTGCGAATCTTATTACCAGTTCCTGGAGCCTTACCGAATAAAGCAATGGTTTTGACATCTTACCGGTACTTGGAGTGA
- the TUM1 gene encoding thiosulfate sulfurtransferase (similar to Saccharomyces cerevisiae YOR251C; ancestral locus Anc_8.691) has protein sequence MALYKLITPKAFVELLHKETARRVIPVDSTWYLPNLKRDGKQEFLDRERIANAVYFDIDEVNDSQSPYPHMAPDLATFNRSMSQLGIRKDDILVVYDTIGNFSAPRCAWTLTTFGHKPVYLLNNYVLYKQQGYPVDTSKKTSYTPYEATSYVSDVDLRPEEVVTYEEMLNLVKKGELSKNYNVYDARALPRFEGKAPEPRPNLPSGHIPGTQPLPFPDVLDSNSKAFPQDSSEMKLKLDEAFKNLKDTFDPTKPTIALCGTGVSGCIIKKALEHSGIRNVRLYDGSWTEWAMRSDPALLAKNRD, from the coding sequence ATGGCCCTGTATAAACTAATTACTCCTAAGGCGTTTGTTGAGCTTCTGCACAAGGAGACCGCTCGAAGAGTCATTCCAGTTGATTCCACTTGGTATTTGCCAAATTTAAAGAGAGACGGTAAACAAGAGTTTTTGGATAGAGAAAGGATCGCCAATGCAGTATATTTCGATATCGATGAGGTAAACGATAGTCAATCTCCCTACCCGCACATGGCACCCGATTTGGCTACATTCAATCGGTCAATGAGCCAATTGGGTATCAGAAAAGACGACATTTTAGTCGTCTACGACACGATTGGTAATTTCAGTGCTCCAAGATGTGCTTGGACCCTTACAACGTTTGGACACAAACCAGTTTATCTATTAAACAATTATGTCCTTTACAAACAACAGGGCTATCCAGTTGATACATCCAAAAAGACGTCTTATACACCTTACGAGGCAACGAGTTACGTATCCGATGTTGATCTACGTCCTGAAGAAGTAGTTACTTATGAGGAAATGTTGAATCTTGTAAAAAAGGGTGAACTATCAAAGAATTACAATGTCTACGACGCTAGAGCACTACCAAGATTTGAGGGGAAAGCTCCGGAACCTAGACCAAATTTACCTTCAGGCCACATTCCAGGTACTCaacctcttccttttcctGACGTCCTAGACTCGAACTCAAAAGCTTTCCCACAGGATTCCAGCGAAATGAAGCTAAAGCTCGATGAAGCCTTTAAAAACCTAAAAGACACATTTGACCCAACGAAACCGACAATTGCATTGTGTGGAACTGGCGTCTCTGGATGTATTATCAAGAAAGCCCTCGAACATTCGGGAATCAGAAACGTGAGGCTTTACGATGGTTCCTGGACCGAGTGGGCCATGAGATCTGATCCAGCACTATTGGCGAAGAATAGAGATTAG
- the SET6 gene encoding Set6p (similar to Saccharomyces cerevisiae SET6 (YPL165C); ancestral locus Anc_8.692), translating to MDNNCEVGRISPFFEVKNTTYGGRACFSAAPLEKGTVVLEANDSVGTCVAYDFRKEVCHNCYTYQDGKTMKFKMTYPDIAHLVTDEVKINAKKFNGAGLWFCSEACKLEFLTQPHVIELIACYELLLSVLKMMQKRAVDELQERSREQITEDVINHAWLEVIDSWIPKIDKMKLSKKMSQLPDITEEEYNCARFVIKSLFTLKYLDPESQTKAAFKTLQSNELSKIARFPILLDFQILIFKTLYIILPGYTRQNLSVKLFRHILGSEYGNAFGIWEQEELSENREFLGYAVYPRASYFNHSCDPNLTKSRIKGTMVFTANKDVPKGEPLCIDYSGLLSHTMLKRRQLLKENWFFECCCTRCESELQAIH from the coding sequence ATGGATAATAATTGTGAGGTTGGCAGAATATCGCCTTTTTTCGAGGTCAAAAACACTACTTATGGAGGTAGAGCATGCTTTAGCGCTGCACCATTAGAAAAGGGCACTGTAGTGCTAGAGGCAAACGATAGTGTGGGAACTTGTGTCGCGTACGATTTCCGGAAAGAGGTCTGCCATAATTGCTATACTTACCAGGACGGCAAAACTatgaaattcaaaatgactTATCCTGATATAGCTCATCTTGTAACCGATGAGGTGAAGATTAATGCCAAAAAGTTTAATGGTGCGGGCCTTTGGTTTTGCTCAGAAGCTTGTAAactggaatttttgaccCAACCTCATGTAATTGAACTTATTGCATGCTACGAACTTTTGCTTAGtgtgttgaagatgatgcaaAAGAGAGCGGTGGATGAATTGCAGGAGAGAAGTCGTGAGCAGATAACAGAGGATGTCATAAACCATGCGTGGCTTGAAGTTATTGACTCATGGATACCGAAAATTGATAAGATGAAACTATCAAAAAAAATGAGCCAGCTCCCGGATATCACTGAAGAGGAGTACAATTGCGCGAGGTTTGTCATCAAAAGCTTATTCACGCTAAAATACCTAGACCCAGAGTCACAAACTAAAGCAGCTTTCAAGACATTGCAGTCGAACGAACTTAGTAAAATAGCCAGGTTTCCGATTCTTCTCGATTTTCAGATTCTGATTTTCAAAACGTTGTATATTATCTTACCAGGGTATACGCGACAAAACCTATCTGTCAAGCTGTTCAGGCATATTTTGGGATCAGAGTACGGTAATGCATTTGGTATATGGGAGCAGGAAGAGTTATCAGAAAATAGAGAGTTCTTAGGGTATGCAGTTTACCCAAGGGCATCATACTTCAACCATTCTTGTGATCCAAATCTCACTAAAAGTCGTATCAAAGGAACGATGGTATTCACTGCGAACAAGGACGTACCGAAAGGTGAGCCTCTGTGTATAGACTATTCTGGACTTCTTAGCCATACCATGCTTAAACGACGTCAATTATTAAAAGAGAATTGGTTTTTCGAATGCTGCTGTACCAGGTGTGAGTCAGAGTTGCAAGCGATCCATTAA
- the ATG29 gene encoding Atg29p (similar to Saccharomyces cerevisiae ATG29 (YPL166W); ancestral locus Anc_8.693) yields MNNSNTVVYVKVKGNRPAGFVDPAPFEWNVEKEKHLWAIVSKLDNYQDQIDWNVLSKTLEAPDYFLKKRSYKLFAMHLKLLEQQIERKMMASDNENGSRQTSIQQFEPTGGIHTLTESCMKIQGPAQDDLTDVTKETTLKTLQQLHTSKILNRSRHLTSDDKEVRRNGNASDSETSSSLSVSTSALEEALMDRLQL; encoded by the coding sequence ATGAATAACTCAAACACAGTAGTGTATGTAAAGGTCAAGGGAAATCGACCTGCCGGCTTTGTCGATCCCGCTCCCTTTGAGTGGAATgttgagaaggagaaaCATCTTTGGGCCATAGTCTCTAAGCTTGACAACTACCAAGACCAAATAGATTGGAATGTGCTTTCTAAGACACTTGAAGCTCCAGATTATTTCCTCAAGAAACGAAGTTATAAGCTCTTTGCAATGCATTTGAAACTACTAGAACAGCAAATCGAGCGTAAGATGATGGCTAGTGATAATGAAAATGGTAGTAGACAGACTAgcattcaacaatttgaacCCACCGGAGGTATTCATACGCTGACGGAGAGTTGTATGAAAATTCAAGGACCTGCTCAAGATGATCTGACAGATGTGACAAAGGAAACGACTTTAAAGACTCTACAACAATTACATACatccaaaattttgaatcGTTCCAGACATTTGACAAGTGATGATAAAGAGGTCCGAAGGAATGGCAACGCCTCTGATAGTGAAACTTCTTCTAGTTTAAGTGTCAGCACATCGGCCCTTGAAGAGGCATTAATGGATCGCTTGCAACTCTGA